In one window of Gemmatimonadota bacterium DNA:
- a CDS encoding low molecular weight phosphotyrosine protein phosphatase encodes MAQPVRVLFVCLGNICRSPLAEATFRHLVREAGLEQRFHVDSAGTSSYHEGQAPDARAAEIARRHGLALSGRARPITADDIRRVDYAIVMDAENLRDVRRLADGVRRDAEVHLLREF; translated from the coding sequence ATGGCGCAGCCGGTTCGGGTGCTGTTTGTGTGCCTGGGGAACATCTGCCGGTCGCCGCTGGCGGAGGCGACGTTCCGGCACCTGGTGCGCGAAGCGGGGCTGGAGCAGCGCTTCCATGTGGACTCTGCGGGCACCTCCTCCTACCACGAGGGCCAGGCGCCGGACGCGCGGGCAGCGGAAATAGCCCGGCGCCACGGCCTCGCCCTGAGCGGCCGCGCGCGGCCGATCACTGCGGACGACATCCGCCGCGTGGACTACGCCATTGTCATGGACGCGGAGAATCTGAGGGATGTGCGGCGCCTTGCGGACGGGGTGCGGCGCGACGCGGAGGTGCACCTTCTGCGGGAATTC